Within the Ochrobactrum vermis genome, the region TGCCGGCCTGTCACGCCGGAGGTCGCGGGTTCGAGCCCCGTCACTCGCGCCACTTTCCTCTCAACAAATCGATAGATTGAACGTTGACACGAAAGTGGCGCCCACCGCGTTATCTTCCCACAGCGCCTTCTTATCAAAGAATCTTCATGGAATTGTTGGGCCGCAGGTGCATTGTCGAGCGACGCGCCTGTTATTTGGAAAACTGCTTCCAGGACAGATAGGCGACCGACAGAATGATCGCGGCAATGACGAGAAGATCGCCGCTGGCGAGCAGATAATGGCTCATGCGTGACCTCCTTGCGCTGCTTCGGTCGATTATGCGTTTCATGATAACCGGAGCGATTGCGATCTGAAGGCATGGCTTCGCAAAGCTTCCAGCATTTGGGCCCTTTCCATTCCAACTTTGCCTACAAATGCGAACGGAATTTTCAGTGTCAGGGCCATCGGCTCATCGGAGCAGTTTAGGCAGGCGATAAGCCAACTGCCTGCCGATGCATTGCCATGGAGCGAATTTCCTGCTTTCAATCTCGTGAAATCGGATGACAGGAGCGGATCGCTGCGACGATGACCCGACACGCTTTTCTTGGTGTGCTTGCAACGTTTTTGATTCTTGCCGGGTGTGCCGCACCCCGCGCCGTGCTGTGGCATGGGCCGCATTCCAGCCCGCAGTCGGTCGCGGCTGCCGAAGCGGCCATCGTCAAGCCGGGGAAGCCGGTGGCAGTGGTTCCGATCTATGTTGCGACCAGCCGCCAGCGTTCGGATAATTTCTCACAGCCTTACAATTCAAAGCGCTCGGAAGTGCTGAATTTTGCCCAGGTCGATGTCGGTATTCCGGCGGCACATGTCAAAGGACAGGTTGAGTCGACCGGTTATAAGCCAGATCCCGCCAAAAATTTCGCTGCCACGGCGTTCCAGCCCTATGACAATGCAGAGCAGTTTCTCGCTCAATTGAATGCCGCCCTTGCGAAGCAGGGACCGAAGGACAAGGAAATCCTGATCTTCGTGCATGGCTACAACAATAATTTTGCCGATAGCACATTCCGCACGGCGCAATTCGTCCATGATTACAAGATGAAATCGGTCGCGGTCGAATATGCCTGGCCGTCTGGCGGCGATCTCGGCCTTTATGTCTATGATCGCGACAGCGCGGACTTCGCGAGGGACGGTCTGGCGCGATTGCTGGAACTTGTCGCCCGCAGCAAGGCGGAGCGTATCGTTCTTGTCGGGCACTCCATGGGCGGCTTTGTTACCATGGAAGCCTTGAGAACCCTGTCTTTGCGCGGTCAAAAGAATGTGCTGCGGCGCATCAGTGCCTTGTTGCTTGCTGCGCCGGACATCGATCTCGACGTCTTTGAAAAGCAGGTCAGGGATATCGATCCCATGCCGCGTCCGACGGCTGTGATGACATCGCGCAGCGATCGCGCACTTGGCGTCTCATCCTTCATCACCGGCGGTCATGCGCGGGTAGGGGACGGCACCAGCATTCCGACACTCCAGAAATATGGAATCGCTGTGATAGACGCGACCGACTTGGATGGTGGCGCGCATAATGTCTTTGCCTCCTCGCCATCGCTTATGGCTCTGGTCAGTGACGGCACTTTGTCGCTGGGCGCTTTGAACGGACGGGAGAACAGGACGGCGGGTCAGGCGGTGTTGGCGGACGGCGCTTCGGCGATCAAGGGGGCCGCATCGCTTGTGCTTTATCTGCCGGGCAGGCTGGTCGGGGCGGCGGCTTCCGCTGCTCCATGAGTTGATTTTAAAGCGAGCGCCGAAACCCCCAACTTTCATTCCCAAGTCGCAGGCAATTGATTCTCCCGGCGATTGCCAATCGGGGAAGACCGTGCGACTTTTCCTCACGAAATTATGATCTTTTCATGTTATACGGGTTTTCAGTGGGATAAGCGGGCTTCATGCCATGGCTTGTTAAGCATCTTGGCTCGTCTTTGCCCAATAGATCGTGTCGGAGGGGTTGCGCTTGCGTACGCGCTGCGATAACCGTCCCGGCGAAAAGCGCTTAGTTCGCACGGCATGCCTTTTGAAGCTGCTTGGGGCGACGAGGTTGCAACAGATGCAATGTGTCGCATGGTCGTCAGCCCCAAAAAGCTTATGACAGGCGGCGCAGCCTCGTATTCAAGCCGGATAAAGGACCATGAACGAGCTTTTAAGTTCCTACCTGCCGATCGTCATCTTTCTCGGCATAGCGATGGTAATTGGTGTAGCCCTTTTGGTTGCGCCGTTTCTTGTCGCCTACAGACAGCCCGACCCCGAAAAGCTTTCAGCTTACGAGTGCGGCTTCAATGCCTTCGATGACGCCCGTATGAAGTTCGACATCCGTTTCTATCTGGTGTCGATTCTCTTCATCATCTTCGATCTGGAAGTCGCCTTCCTTTTCCCATGGGCTGTGTCCTTTGGTGAAATCGGCTGGTTCGGCTTTGCGTCGATGATGGTGTTCCTTGGCGTTCTGACCATCGGCTTCATTTATGAATGGAAGAAGGGAGCGCTGGAATGGGATTGACCACAGCCAACACAACGCTCGTGGCTCCGCAGCCGAAGGGCATTCTTGACCCGCGCACGGGCAAGCCTGTCGGTTCCGACGATGCATTCTTCAACGATCTGAACAGCGAGCTTTCCGACAAGGGGTTCATCGTCACGTCCGCTGACGCTCTGATCACCTGGGCGCGTACCGGCTCGCTGATGTGGATGACCTTTGGTCTCGCATGCTGCGCCGTGGAAATGATGCACATTTCCATGCCGCGTTATGACGCCGAACGTTTTGGTATTGCCCCGCGTGCATCACCGCGTCAGTCCGACGTCATGATCGTTGCAGGCACGCTGACCAACAAGATGGCGCCCGCTCTGCGCAAGGTCTACGACCAGATGCCTGAGCCGCGTTACGTTATCTCGATGGGTTCCTGCGCCAATGGTGGCGGCTACTACCACTATTCCTATTCGGTGGTGCGTGGCTGTGATCGCGTGGTTCCGGTCGACATCTATGTTCCGGGTTGCCCGCCAACCGCTGAAGCCCTGCTTTACGGCATTCTTATGCTGCAGAAGAAAATCCGTCGCACGGGTACGATTGAGCGCTAATCCGGTTCGACCGGTTGGTGCAAAACAGTTTTGTTAGGGTTCGACTGCCTGCCATCCCCGCAAGGGCTCCCAAGGGCAAGCGCGGTGTGAGTTCTAAAGAAGGAAGTTAGGCAAATGAGCGAAGAAGCTCTCGGTGAACTTTCCGGTTACATCAAGGAACGCCTCGGTGACGCGATCGAAGAGGCGAAGCTTGCCTATGGCGAGCTGGCGCTCTCGGTTCCGGCTGCGAGCATCATCAGCGTTCTGACCTTCCTGCGCGACGATGTGCAGTGCCAGTTCGTCAACCTGACGGATATTTCGGGCGTCGACTATCCGCAGCGCGCCAAGCGCTTCGATGTTGTGTATCAGCTCATGTCTCCGCGTCAGAACCAGCGCATCCGCATCAAGGTTCAGGCTGATGAAGACACGCTGGTGCCTTCCGCCGTTTCGGTTTTCGTCGGTGCCGAATGGTATGAGCGCGAGGCCTACGACATGTATGGCATCCTGTTCTCGGGTCATCCGGATTTGCGCCGTATCCTGACCGACTATGGTTTCGAAGGTCATCCGCTGCGCAAGGACTTCCCGCTTACCGGTTTCGTCGAGGTTCGTTACAACGACGAGCTGAAGCGCGTTGTTTACGAGCCTGTGCAGCTCCGTCAGGAATTCCGCAACTTCGACTTCCTCTCGCCATGGGAAGGAACGGACTACGTTCTGCCCGGCGACGAGAAAGCCAAGGCGAACTGAGGGCACACTCATGGACGCAGGCGAAAGATTGAACGGTCAATGTCTTTGCGGAGAGGTGAAATTCACCGCTTCTCCGGTCAAGATGGAAATGGATGTCTGCCATTGCAGCATGTGCCGGCGTTGGTCCGGCGGTGCTTTCATGGCCGTCAATTGCGGTAATTCCGTCGAGATCGAAAACGAAGCTGCTCTGTCGACCTTCTCTTCCTCGGAGTGGGGCGAGCGCCGCTTTTGTTCGAAGTGCGGATCGTCGCTGTTCTGGCGCGGTGTCCTAGACGGAATGACAGTCGTTTCGATGCAGGCTTTCGCCGAGCCGGAGCGATTCCATTTCGCTGAAGAAATCTTCATCGATAACAAGCCTGCGAATTACGATTTTGCCAATGACACCCACCGGATGACCGGCGAGGAGTTCTTGGCGGCTCTTGCAGCCAAACAGGAAGCTGAACATGGCTGAGACTCAGGTCCGCAATTTTAATATCAACTTCGGTCCGCAGCACCCTGCCGCGCACGGCGTGCTGCGTCTGGTGCTTGAGCTCGACGGCGAAGTCGTCGAACGCGTCGATCCGCATATCGGTCTGCTGCATCGCGGCACCGAAAAGCTGATGGAAGCCAAGACCTATCTTCAGGCTCTGCCTTATCTCGACCGCCTCGACTATGTGGCGCCGATGAATCAGGAGCACGCCTATGCGCTCGCCGTCGAACGCCTTCTGGGTATCGATGTGCCGAAGCGCGGCCAGCTGATCCGCGTTCTTTTTTCGGAAATCGGCCGCATCCTGAACCATATTCTGAACGTGACCACGCAGGCTATGGACGTTGGTGCGCTGACGCCGCCGCTCTGGGGTTTTGAAGAGCGCGAAAAGCTGATGGTGTTCTATGAGCGCGCATGTGGCGCTCGTATGCACGCAGCTTACTTCCGTCCGGGTGGCGTTCATCAGGATCTGCCTGATCAGCTCATTGAGGATATCGGCAACTGGATTGATCCGTTTCTCTCGACCACGCTTAAGAACCTCGACGATTTGATCACGCCTAACCGTATTTTCAAGCAGCGTAACGTCGATATCGGCGTCGTTTCGCTCGAAGATGCATGGGCGTGGGGCTTCTCGGGCGTCATGGTACGCGGTTCGGGCGCTGCATGGGATCTGCGCAAGTCGCAGCCTTATGAGTGCTACAACGAAATGGAATTCGATATTCCAATCGGCAAGAACGGCGACTGCTATGACCGTTATCTGATCCGCATGGAAGAAATGCGCCAGTCGGCGCGCATCATGCGCCAGTGCGTTGACCTGCTTCTCGGCAAGGAACGTGTCGGTCCGGTTTCCAATGCCGACAACAAGATTGTGCCGCCGAAGCGCGGCGAGATGAAGCGCTCGATGGAAGCGCTCATCCATCACTTCAAGCTTTACACGGAAGGCTATCACGTGCCTGCCGGTGAAGTTTACGCAGCAGTCGAAGCGCCGAAGGGCGAATTTGGCGTCTTCCTCGTTTCGGATGGCTCCAACAAGCCTTATCGCTGCAAGCTGCGCGCTCCGGGCTTTGCCCATCTTCAAGCCATGGATTTCCTGTGCCGCGGCCATATGCTGGCCGACGTGTCGGCAATTCTTGGCTCGCTCGATATCGTGTTTGGTGAGGTTGACCGCTGATGTCCGTTCGCCGTCTCGCAGATGATGCCGTCCAGCCAGCCGCTTTCGCGTTCAACGCGGAAAATCTGGCTTGGGCGCACAAGACGATCGCAAAATTCCCCGAAGGCCGTCAGCAGTCGGCTGTTATTCCGTTGCTCATGCGCGCGCAGGAGCAGGATGGTTGGGTCACGAAAGCTGCCATTGAACATGTTGCAGCCATGCTCGACATGCCGCTGATCCGCGTTCTGGAAGTTGCGACTTTCTATACGCAGTTCCAGCTTAAGCCGGTCGGCACGCGCGCTCACATTCAGGTTTGCGGCACCACGCCATGCATGTTGCGTGGTTCGGAAGCGCTGATGGATGTCTGCCGCCACAAGATCAGCCATGACCCGTTCGAGCTCAATGCTGACGGAACGCTGTCGTGGGAAGAAGTGGAATGCCAGGGCGCTTGCGCCAACGCGCCAATGGTCATGATCTTCAAGGACGCCTATGAAGACCTGACGCCGGAGCGTCTTGCCGAGATCATCGATGCTTTCGAATCTGGCAAGGGCGACACGATCAAGCCGGGCCCGCAAGAAGACCGCGTGACGTCCGAGCCGATCAACGGCCTGACTGCCCTGACCGAAGATCTGGACTACAAGAAGGTCGGTCTCGAAACCCGCAAGGCATCCGACGCCGCAGCAGCCAAGGCGAAGGCCGAAGCGGAAGCAAAGGCCAAGGCGGAAGCCGCTGCAAAAGCTGCCGAGGAAGCGAAGAACGTCGCTCCGTCCAATGCTGCAAAGCCGGTAACCAACGCACCTGAAACCGATCCGACGCTCAAGACGCCTTCGGATGTCAAGGTATCGAAAGCAGCCGAGAAGGCCGCTTCGGTCGACACCAAGCAGGCATTCAAGCTCGATGACAAGAACCGTCCGGTTGCTATTGCGCGTCCGGAAGCTGTCGACGATCTGAAGCTCATTTCCGGCGTTGGCCCGAAGATCGAGGAAACCCTGCATGAGCTGGGCGTCTTCACCTTCAAGCAGGTCGCTGCCTGGAAGAAGGCCGAGCGCGAATGGGTCGACGGTTATCTCAGCTTCCACGGTCGCATTGACCGCGAAGACTGGGTAAAGCAGGCTAAGGCTTTGGCCAAGGGCGGCGTCGAGGAATACATCAAGGTATTCGGAAAGAAGCCGGTATGATGACTTCGATATTGGCAAACACGAACGGAAACAGGTGAGACATGCTGGCTGATAAAGATCGCATCTTCACCAATATTTACGGCTTCAAGGATCAGTCCCTGAAGGGTGCCATGGCGCGCGGCCATTGGGACAACACCAAGGGCTTGATCGAAAAGGGCCGTGACTGGATCATCGACGAGATGAAGGCGTCGGGCCTGCGTGGCCGTGGCGGCGCTGGCTTCCCGACGGGTCTCAAGTGGTCGTTCATGCCCAAGCAGAGCGACGGTCGCCCGCATTATCTGGTCGTCAACGCCGATGAATCCGAGCCGGGCACCTGCAAGGACCGCGAAATTCTGCGCCATGATCCGCATACGCTGATCGAAGGCTGCATGATCGCCGGTTGCGCCATGGGTGCAAATACCGCTTATATTTATATTCGCGGCGAGTTCATGCGTGAGCGTGAAGCTCTTCAGGCAGCAATTGACGAGTGCTACGATGCCGGTTTGCTTGGCAAGGGCAACAAGTGCGGCTGGGATATGGACATTTTTGTCAGCCACGGCGCCGGTGCTTATATCTGCGGTGAAGAAACGGCTCTGCTCGAAAGCCTTGAAGGCAAGAAGGGCCAGCCGCGCCTCAAGCCTCCGTTCCCTGCGAATATGGGCCTTTATGGCTGCCCGACGACCGTGAACAACGTGGAATCGATCGCCGTTGCGCCGACGATCCTGCGT harbors:
- a CDS encoding NADH-quinone oxidoreductase subunit D, which produces MAETQVRNFNINFGPQHPAAHGVLRLVLELDGEVVERVDPHIGLLHRGTEKLMEAKTYLQALPYLDRLDYVAPMNQEHAYALAVERLLGIDVPKRGQLIRVLFSEIGRILNHILNVTTQAMDVGALTPPLWGFEEREKLMVFYERACGARMHAAYFRPGGVHQDLPDQLIEDIGNWIDPFLSTTLKNLDDLITPNRIFKQRNVDIGVVSLEDAWAWGFSGVMVRGSGAAWDLRKSQPYECYNEMEFDIPIGKNGDCYDRYLIRMEEMRQSARIMRQCVDLLLGKERVGPVSNADNKIVPPKRGEMKRSMEALIHHFKLYTEGYHVPAGEVYAAVEAPKGEFGVFLVSDGSNKPYRCKLRAPGFAHLQAMDFLCRGHMLADVSAILGSLDIVFGEVDR
- a CDS encoding NADH-quinone oxidoreductase subunit A, with the protein product MNELLSSYLPIVIFLGIAMVIGVALLVAPFLVAYRQPDPEKLSAYECGFNAFDDARMKFDIRFYLVSILFIIFDLEVAFLFPWAVSFGEIGWFGFASMMVFLGVLTIGFIYEWKKGALEWD
- a CDS encoding NADH-quinone oxidoreductase subunit C — translated: MSEEALGELSGYIKERLGDAIEEAKLAYGELALSVPAASIISVLTFLRDDVQCQFVNLTDISGVDYPQRAKRFDVVYQLMSPRQNQRIRIKVQADEDTLVPSAVSVFVGAEWYEREAYDMYGILFSGHPDLRRILTDYGFEGHPLRKDFPLTGFVEVRYNDELKRVVYEPVQLRQEFRNFDFLSPWEGTDYVLPGDEKAKAN
- a CDS encoding NADH-quinone oxidoreductase subunit E produces the protein MSVRRLADDAVQPAAFAFNAENLAWAHKTIAKFPEGRQQSAVIPLLMRAQEQDGWVTKAAIEHVAAMLDMPLIRVLEVATFYTQFQLKPVGTRAHIQVCGTTPCMLRGSEALMDVCRHKISHDPFELNADGTLSWEEVECQGACANAPMVMIFKDAYEDLTPERLAEIIDAFESGKGDTIKPGPQEDRVTSEPINGLTALTEDLDYKKVGLETRKASDAAAAKAKAEAEAKAKAEAAAKAAEEAKNVAPSNAAKPVTNAPETDPTLKTPSDVKVSKAAEKAASVDTKQAFKLDDKNRPVAIARPEAVDDLKLISGVGPKIEETLHELGVFTFKQVAAWKKAEREWVDGYLSFHGRIDREDWVKQAKALAKGGVEEYIKVFGKKPV
- the nuoF gene encoding NADH-quinone oxidoreductase subunit NuoF translates to MLADKDRIFTNIYGFKDQSLKGAMARGHWDNTKGLIEKGRDWIIDEMKASGLRGRGGAGFPTGLKWSFMPKQSDGRPHYLVVNADESEPGTCKDREILRHDPHTLIEGCMIAGCAMGANTAYIYIRGEFMREREALQAAIDECYDAGLLGKGNKCGWDMDIFVSHGAGAYICGEETALLESLEGKKGQPRLKPPFPANMGLYGCPTTVNNVESIAVAPTILRRGAAWFSSIGRPNNVGTKLFQISGHVNTPCVVEEGLGIPFRDLIEKHGGGIRGGWDNLLAVIPGGASCPVIKGEDMMDAIMDFDGMRDKKSSFGTGGLIVMDKSTDIIKAIARLAAFFKHESCGQCTPCREGTGWMWRVMERMVKGNAQKREIDMLFDVTKQIEGHTICALGDAAAWPIQGLIRNFRPEIEKRIDDYTRNAVQSRNIRLEAAE
- a CDS encoding NuoB/complex I 20 kDa subunit family protein translates to MGLTTANTTLVAPQPKGILDPRTGKPVGSDDAFFNDLNSELSDKGFIVTSADALITWARTGSLMWMTFGLACCAVEMMHISMPRYDAERFGIAPRASPRQSDVMIVAGTLTNKMAPALRKVYDQMPEPRYVISMGSCANGGGYYHYSYSVVRGCDRVVPVDIYVPGCPPTAEALLYGILMLQKKIRRTGTIER
- a CDS encoding GFA family protein, with the protein product MDAGERLNGQCLCGEVKFTASPVKMEMDVCHCSMCRRWSGGAFMAVNCGNSVEIENEAALSTFSSSEWGERRFCSKCGSSLFWRGVLDGMTVVSMQAFAEPERFHFAEEIFIDNKPANYDFANDTHRMTGEEFLAALAAKQEAEHG
- a CDS encoding alpha/beta hydrolase yields the protein MTRHAFLGVLATFLILAGCAAPRAVLWHGPHSSPQSVAAAEAAIVKPGKPVAVVPIYVATSRQRSDNFSQPYNSKRSEVLNFAQVDVGIPAAHVKGQVESTGYKPDPAKNFAATAFQPYDNAEQFLAQLNAALAKQGPKDKEILIFVHGYNNNFADSTFRTAQFVHDYKMKSVAVEYAWPSGGDLGLYVYDRDSADFARDGLARLLELVARSKAERIVLVGHSMGGFVTMEALRTLSLRGQKNVLRRISALLLAAPDIDLDVFEKQVRDIDPMPRPTAVMTSRSDRALGVSSFITGGHARVGDGTSIPTLQKYGIAVIDATDLDGGAHNVFASSPSLMALVSDGTLSLGALNGRENRTAGQAVLADGASAIKGAASLVLYLPGRLVGAAASAAP